The Chlamydia poikilotherma DNA segment CGATCGCGATAATCCCTATATCAAAGACATAACGCATCTTAGGATTGCGATCCGGGATAGAGAGAAGTCTTCCGAAAAATCCTGTCGAAGAAGTACGAATACGACTTCCGATACCCGTATGTGGCGCGGGAACCTGACTTTTAGGAACTGGTCGGTTTGATTGCCCTAAAGGATCTATAGGATTACTCATGTACGTAGCTCTGCTTTTTGTGTTATTTTAGATATGAAGATAACCGTTTTAAAATCGTTATTTCATAACTACTTAATTATATTATAAAAGTTGTTGTTGTTTAGTTGTGATAGTTTTGTTTCTTTAACTACGTTAATTTTTGGTAAAGACCCTAGTGTTTATTGAAACATTAGGTGAGGATTTTCCAAGAAGGAGTAAGATTAGAGGCTGTGAAAAATTAGGAATTTCCGTTTTCTAAAGTGGTTTCCACGTTGTGGCTTGTAATTTCCGAAGAACCTTTCCGGCTAGAGGGGGAGAGATCCGGGGATGAAGAAACGGACAGGGTTTCTTCTGAAGCCATGTCTTTTTTAATCTCTTGAGTTTGTAAAGATCTTAAAGAAAATAATTCCCTATGGATATTTAAAAGCGTAGCGCTGGCACCTACAGCTCCGCAGATACCGATCATCAAGAAGACAACCTCAGGAGCAATCATAACCAAGCCAAAAACAGCACCAATAATAAGAGCAGAGATCAAAAGGCTGATGAACCATGCTGCCAAATAAGGAAGGGCGTGTTCGCAGCTTCTCGTAGAAATCGATTTTACTGCACAAGTAAAGGGAATCACTCCTAAAGCTGAAAATGTTGCTATTGGGAAAGTGATAATTTTGATTGTGCCGAGAATAACAGATACCGCTATCTCAATAGCCATTGCTGTTTTTGGATATTGCTGTGCTTTATTTTTACAGCGACGCGCAACAACCCTCTCAGGAAATGTACAATCGAAATAAACTTGTGAGCTTTTTTTACAAACTTCACGACAATTCATTTTAACCTGAAAATGAACTTATACATTAGAATGCAAAAATTTTAGATAGTTGTAAAATTTAGTACAATCGAAATTCCAATTAAAACTAATTATCTACAACACAACTATATAATATTTTTTAATTCTTATTTAAAAAGAAAGTAGAGCAGATCCACCAAAGAAAGCTGAGGATTTAAAAGGATAGTTTGACACGTTATTATTGTGACTATCTGCTAGAGAGATGTCGCTACCGATAGACCATCCATAAAAGAGTTTGATGAAGCTTCCTGGCCAAGGGCAGAGTCTTACGTTACCTTCAATTTCACGGCCCTGGTATTCGAAAATACCTTCAGAAGAGGCAAGATCATTGGAATGGAGTTTCTTTCGTAGTCGCGTTAGACGATAGGCAGCTCCAAAATCACAAACAGAGGTACAGTTATACTCCACAGAGAAGTTCACTGGATAGATACAGTTGATTGTGAGTTTATCGTTAGGTTTGTAGGTGGCACCAAGTAAAGGCCAGGCCTTTTCTTGGTGTAAGCCTGTTTCATTGATTACACCAAAAATCACAGAAAGTTGTTGCGTAGCTTGATATTTTCCAGAAAGTACTCCCTGATAGAGTCCATAGCCTGCTTCCATATTTTCCGGATCGATAAGACTAGAGAGAACTACAGACCATTGCCAATTTCTTAAGGATAGTGTGTAGGCACCTGCAGATAATAAAATGTAGCTATAATACGATTTATCTTGGAAAGTATAGTAGCCTAGAGAGTTTGGGTCCCCAGGTGTGGGTTGAGTATTATCCCAAAGAATATTCGCTCCTACATAACCTGTAGAAAATAGTACTCCAGATTGTGGAGTTAGGGGAAGAGTACAAAGGAAAGTTGCGTCAAATTGGCGATAGCCAAGGGATTGGTTGGGTAGTTTTTTAAAATCAGCACTTTCTACTTGCAGGTACTGTGTCTGTAGAGAAAAAGGACGTGGCCTGGGACAGTCATCACGGGCTTCTTTATCAACGCCGCAGGCATCATGAACAATGTAGATGGGAGTGGAGAGTAGATGACCAGCAAGAGTCATCACATGAAATAACAACTTCAACATATCTCTATTTACAGCTCCTGCAGGAAACATCTCTCACAATATCTTGTTAAGAAGAAGAGACGCCACCCTGATTTTTGGAAATGAGTCTTAGCTATTTTGATCTATCTTAATAAAAGCTAGACTATACTTTTATAGGATAGATTACTACTTATTTTCACAGGAGTTAATGATGAGTGCATTTTTTATTTCAATAGCAATCGCTGTTCTTTCCACACCATGTTTTTAAGGGATTGTAAAGTCACAAATTTCATCAAATGTTTTAAAATGTGTCTTGCAAACAAGAGATAAAACATCTTTTCCATGCGTCTTGAGGATAGATTTCCCAGCAGTTTTTACATGTGCTGAGGCGCCTTTCGGAAGTTTAATAGAAAAGCGTTGTTCTAACTTTGTCATGGTAGTGACAAAAGCTTCTCGGGCTAGTATAGATGCCGCGGCAACAATAATGTCTTGTTCTGCACGGACTTTCTGAATTACTGCTATATCGGTATTTTTCTTTTTCAAAGCATTGAGTAAAACGCTTTCTGAAGAGGCAAATTGATCAGAAATAGCAAATACATCTCCTGAGGGACGTGGAGCTAGGTTATCAATAACTGTAGCATGTGCCCAGGCTAAAAGGATATTGAGATTATGAAACTTTCCATAAAGCTGATTATATTTTTCAGGATAAAGAATCATGACATCGTAGCTACAGCACGTGCGAATAGTTTTTGCTAACGAGAGAATTTGAGTATCGTTGAGCATTTTTGAATCTTGAATTTTTGTTTTATAGAGATTTTTCAGAGTGTCTTCATCACGAGCATAAACTCCTGCAATGCATAGAGGACCGAAAAAATCTCCTTTTCCTGATTCATCTACACCTAGGCGAGGACGGAGATCTTCTTCTATACGGTTATGGGTAAATGTCAGTAAGATTTCAGGCTC contains these protein-coding regions:
- a CDS encoding DUF5422 family protein produces the protein MNCREVCKKSSQVYFDCTFPERVVARRCKNKAQQYPKTAMAIEIAVSVILGTIKIITFPIATFSALGVIPFTCAVKSISTRSCEHALPYLAAWFISLLISALIIGAVFGLVMIAPEVVFLMIGICGAVGASATLLNIHRELFSLRSLQTQEIKKDMASEETLSVSSSPDLSPSSRKGSSEITSHNVETTLENGNS
- the rnhC gene encoding ribonuclease HIII is translated as MSTPFVTQLSPSLHGLLKDRLEEKGFALTQPQHTIFQARSPSVSCTLYTSGKLVVQGKGSQEFIEFFLEPEILLTFTHNRIEEDLRPRLGVDESGKGDFFGPLCIAGVYARDEDTLKNLYKTKIQDSKMLNDTQILSLAKTIRTCCSYDVMILYPEKYNQLYGKFHNLNILLAWAHATVIDNLAPRPSGDVFAISDQFASSESVLLNALKKKNTDIAVIQKVRAEQDIIVAAASILAREAFVTTMTKLEQRFSIKLPKGASAHVKTAGKSILKTHGKDVLSLVCKTHFKTFDEICDFTIP